Proteins found in one Magnolia sinica isolate HGM2019 chromosome 5, MsV1, whole genome shotgun sequence genomic segment:
- the LOC131247122 gene encoding probable LRR receptor-like serine/threonine-protein kinase At1g56130, which produces MGIVAHRIQWRQLTVMETLDGKHILCMLLTFRRHGHATLHVIKMAKGSGRAAIKMFMANVTHTAMEIHFFWAGKGTCCIPFQATFGPLVSAIHVSLEFSSGGSPSNNYKRRIGEVIGIAVRCASGLLIPVSIFYL; this is translated from the exons ATGGGGATTGTGGCTCATCGGATACAGTGGCGACAATTGACAGTAATGGAAACACTTGATGGTAAGCATATACTCTGCATGCTATTAACTTTTCGCAGGCATGGTCATGCAACTCTACATGTGATCAAAATGGCAAAGGGCTCTGGAAGAGCTGCCATAAAAATGTTCATGGCAAATGTGACACACACGGCCATGGAGATCCACTTCTTTTGGGCTGGAAAAGGGACCTGCTGCATTCCATTCCAAGCAACTTTCGGGCCACTAGTGTCAGCCATACATGTTTCTCTAG AGTTCTCTAGTGGTGGTTCGCCCTCGAATAATTACAAAAGACGCATAGGAGAAGTTATTGGTATAGCTGTCAGATGTGCAAGTGGACTACTGATACCCGTATCCATTTTCTATCTATAG